From Bradyrhizobium sp. sBnM-33:
CTGGAAATCTCCGTGCGCTATTCCAACGAGCGCGTCGCCTTCGAGAAGAAGATTTCGAAATTTCAGGCGGTGCAGCACAATCTGGCGCGGCTCGCCGGGGAGTCGGCGGCCGCACTTGCCGCGGCGACCTCGGCCGCGGACGCCATCGCCAACGCAACGGCCTTCAACGATGAAGTTTTTCTCGAAGCGGTGGCGGCAAAAATCCGCTGCGCGGAAGCGGCGGAGAAGGGCGGCGCGATCGCCCATCAGGTGCACGGCGCGATCGGCTTCACCATCGAGCACATCCTGCACCGCTATTCGCTGCGAGCGCTGGCATGGCGCGACGATTTCGGCTCCGACAGTTATTGGGCGGTCGAACTCGGCAAGCTCGTGGCGCAAAGAGGCGCCGATGAGTTGTGGCCGCTGGTGGCCTCACGCTGAGTCATCTCGATTTGCCTGCATAGAGAACAACAATGACCGCAGCCCTCCGTTTCGATCCGATCCGCCTGCCGCCCGAGTGCGAGCAGTTGCGCAAGGAAGTCCGCGCCTTTCTTGCCGAAGAAATCGCCGCCGGCACCTTCGATCCGCACCAGCCGAACCGCGAAGACACCGACGTGCCGGAATTCTCCCGGAAGGTCGGCGCGCGCGGCTGGCTCGGCATGACCTGGCCGAAGAAATATGGCGGCCACGAGCGCTCGTTCCTCGAGCGCTATGTCGTGACCGAGGAAATGCGCGTGGCGAACGCGCCGACGCGGCGCTTCTTCGTCGCCGACCGCCAGAGCGGCCCGGTGCTTTTGAAATACGCACCCGAGCACATCAAGATGGAGATCCTGCCGCGCATCTGCCGCGGCGAGATCTGCTTTGCGATCGGCATGAGCGAGCCCAATTCCGGCTCCGATCTGTTCGCGGCGAAGACGCGTGCAACAAAAACAGACGGCGGCTATCTGATCAACGGCACCAAGATCTGGACCTCCTCGGCCCATATCGCCGACTACATGATCGCGATTTTTCGGACATCACCGCCGACGAAAGAGAACCGCCGCCACGGCCTGACGCAGTTTCTGGTCAAGATGAAGCAGCCGGGCATCCAGGTGAACCCGATCGGCCAGATCACCGGGCAGTATGAATTCAACGAGGTGGTGTTCACCGACCATTTCATTCCCGACGATCACGTGCTCGGCGAGATCGACGGCGCCTGGAAACAGGCGACGAGCGAGCTCGCCTATGAACGTTCAGGCCCTGAACGCTTCCTCGAAACCTATTACGTGCTGACCGAACTGGTCCGTGCCGTCGGTAATAACCCGGATATCCGCAGCGCCGAAGGCATCGGCCGTTTGGTAGCACAGGTGCACACCATGCGGCGCATGTCGGTGTCGGTCGCGGGCATGCTGCAGGCCGGCAAGGAGCCGGTGGTCGAGGCCTCTATCGTCAAGGACATCGGCACCATCTGGGAGCAGCAATTGCCGCATCGCGTGCGTGAGCTCGCCGCCTTTGTCGAGGAGACAGCCACCAACCGCGAGACGCTGGAAAAGCAGCTCGACTTCGCCATCAAGACCGCACCCAAGCTGACGATCCAGGGCGGTACCACCGAAGTGCTGCGCGGCATCATCGCCCGCGGGCTTGGTCTGCGCTAGCGCGCGGGCTGGTCTTCGCTAGTTCAAGAAGGAAACCGCATGAGCAAATACACTGATATCGGCGTCGAGAAGCACGGCCATGTCGGCCTGATCGAAATCCGAAAACCCCCGCTGAACTTCTTCGACGTCTCGCTGATCAACCAGATCGCGGATGCGCTGGAGGAGTTCGACAACGACATCGAAATCCGCGCTT
This genomic window contains:
- a CDS encoding acyl-CoA dehydrogenase family protein is translated as MTAALRFDPIRLPPECEQLRKEVRAFLAEEIAAGTFDPHQPNREDTDVPEFSRKVGARGWLGMTWPKKYGGHERSFLERYVVTEEMRVANAPTRRFFVADRQSGPVLLKYAPEHIKMEILPRICRGEICFAIGMSEPNSGSDLFAAKTRATKTDGGYLINGTKIWTSSAHIADYMIAIFRTSPPTKENRRHGLTQFLVKMKQPGIQVNPIGQITGQYEFNEVVFTDHFIPDDHVLGEIDGAWKQATSELAYERSGPERFLETYYVLTELVRAVGNNPDIRSAEGIGRLVAQVHTMRRMSVSVAGMLQAGKEPVVEASIVKDIGTIWEQQLPHRVRELAAFVEETATNRETLEKQLDFAIKTAPKLTIQGGTTEVLRGIIARGLGLR